A portion of the Enterobacter sp. SA187 genome contains these proteins:
- a CDS encoding glycoside-pentoside-hexuronide (GPH):cation symporter produces the protein MSVTLSVKTTSKHSAYEKLSLKEKVGYGMGDAGSCMIWSVLALYLTWFYTDIYGLDAGVVGTLFLVIRIFDAFSDPVMGAICDRTKSRWGKFRPWLLWMAVPFGLGAVVMFTTPDLTMSGKIIYAWVTYLVMSLIYTAINIPYCSVAGVITLNQKERLGCLSWRFFLNGLATLIVSSSILPLTEWLGEGDRAAGFQQTMMIMGAAATLMFLFCFSSIKERVRSVKANDSLMRDLKDIIKNDQWLLMISITFLNVFPAFIRGAVTIYYATYVMHASVGFVTFFMALGVACNMFGSVIAKPLTDRFDKIKLFRIINIILGILSFALWFVDPQSLTPLLALFIVINILHLIQSGPILWAMMSDVDDYGDWKYGKRLTGISFAGNLFMLKMGLAVAGAIVAWILSFTGYVANQPQQNPQTLQGIIIMFSLLPMVSYFISAWMVRYFKLDNQLLERIKVDLAKRELSVM, from the coding sequence ATGTCTGTCACTCTGTCTGTAAAAACAACATCAAAGCACAGCGCTTATGAAAAGCTCAGCCTGAAAGAAAAAGTGGGCTACGGCATGGGGGATGCCGGTTCCTGCATGATCTGGAGCGTGCTGGCACTTTATCTGACCTGGTTTTACACCGATATTTATGGCCTCGATGCCGGCGTCGTGGGCACCTTATTTCTGGTGATCCGTATATTTGATGCCTTCAGCGATCCGGTGATGGGCGCAATATGCGATCGCACTAAAAGTCGCTGGGGCAAATTCCGCCCGTGGTTGCTGTGGATGGCGGTGCCTTTTGGTCTGGGCGCGGTGGTGATGTTTACCACGCCCGATCTGACGATGAGCGGCAAAATAATCTATGCCTGGGTGACTTATCTGGTGATGTCGCTGATTTATACCGCGATAAATATTCCCTACTGCTCGGTGGCGGGTGTGATCACGCTGAATCAGAAAGAGCGGCTGGGCTGTCTGTCGTGGCGCTTCTTCCTGAACGGACTGGCGACGCTGATTGTGTCCTCGTCTATTCTGCCGCTCACCGAATGGCTGGGAGAGGGCGACCGCGCGGCGGGTTTTCAGCAGACCATGATGATCATGGGTGCTGCCGCCACCCTAATGTTCCTGTTCTGCTTCAGCAGTATTAAAGAGCGGGTGAGATCAGTAAAAGCCAATGACTCCTTAATGCGCGATCTGAAAGACATCATCAAAAATGATCAGTGGCTGCTGATGATCTCTATTACCTTTTTAAACGTTTTCCCGGCCTTTATTCGTGGGGCGGTGACTATTTATTACGCCACCTATGTGATGCACGCCTCGGTAGGATTTGTGACCTTTTTTATGGCGCTCGGCGTTGCCTGCAATATGTTCGGCAGCGTGATTGCCAAACCGCTTACCGACCGTTTCGATAAAATTAAGCTTTTCCGCATTATCAATATTATTCTCGGCATTCTGTCATTCGCGCTGTGGTTCGTTGATCCGCAATCACTGACGCCGCTGCTGGCGCTGTTTATCGTGATCAATATTCTGCATTTGATCCAGTCCGGTCCGATTCTGTGGGCGATGATGTCTGACGTGGATGATTACGGTGACTGGAAATACGGCAAGCGTCTGACCGGCATCTCCTTTGCGGGCAATCTCTTTATGCTGAAAATGGGGCTGGCAGTCGCCGGGGCTATCGTCGCCTGGATCCTCTCCTTTACCGGCTACGTCGCCAACCAGCCGCAACAAAATCCGCAAACCCTCCAGGGCATTATTATCATGTTCTCCTTACTGCCGATGGTGAGCTATTTCATCAGCGCCTGGATGGTGCGTTATTTCAAACTCGACAATCAACTGCTGGAAAGAATCAAAGTCGACCTGGCTAAACGCGAACTTTCTGTCATGTAA